From a region of the Salminus brasiliensis chromosome 4, fSalBra1.hap2, whole genome shotgun sequence genome:
- the sgpl1 gene encoding sphingosine-1-phosphate lyase 1 isoform X1: MDYWSALEVYKEMLLLYCEKAKHYVNSQCAGLEPWQIIAATLLLTIGAVRTKGFLFQQESLTSRIKKQCFRLIRKIPFIGASIQKQLNKALDDMSNSMCTLKEGMSYTKLLPAQGLTQKQVLDSIRQYQSLNEVQWTKGKVSGAVYWGDEKLTELLVKVYGEFAWSNPLHPDIFPGVRKMEAEVVRMSCSLFNGGPDSCGTVTSGGTESILMACKAYRDMAYERGIKHPEIIAPVSVHAAFDKAAHYFGMTLIHIPLDKKTMKVDVKAMKRAISKNTAMLVCSAPQFPHGIIDPIVEVGKLAERYNIPFHVDACLGGFLIVFMEKAGFKLEPFDFRIKSVTSISADTHKYGYAPKGSSVVLYRDKKYRHYQYFVAPDWQGGIYASPSMAGSRPGGIIAACWATMMHMGENGYIEATRKVIQTTRTIAAGIRKIDGVFVFGNPEVSVVAIGSNVFDVFRLTNALTSKGWNLNTLQFPSSIHICVTMLHTIPGVAERFISDVKEEVAIIMKNPKEKTTGKGAIYGMAQSIPDRSMVTEISCGFLDCLYSTEISKVQNNHHTSKRNHMNGSSKTH, translated from the exons AGTGCCTTGGAGGTGTATAAGGAGATGCTTCTGCTGTACTGTGAAAAGGCAAAGCATTATGTCAACTCCCAGTGTGCTGGTCTGGAGCCATGGCAGATCATTGCAGCAACACTGCTGCTCACCATTGGGGCAGTAAGGACCAAGGGCTTCCTGTTTCAGCAAGAGA GTCTGACGTCTCGAATCAAGAAGCAGTGCTTTCGACTCATCAGAAAAATCCCATTCATTGGCGCATCA atccAGAAACAGCTAAACAAAGCACTGGATGACATGTCAAACAGCATGTGCACCCTGAAGGAGGGAATGAGCTACACTAAACTCCTTCCAGCACAGGGCCTCACCCAGAAACAGGTCCTAGACAGTATCAGGCAGTACCAGTCACTGA ATGAAGTGCAGTGGACCAAAGGCAAAGTATCGGGTGCAGTCTACTGGGGGGATGAAAAGCTCACAGAACTCCTAGTGAAG GTATATGGTGAGTTTGCCTGGAGTAATCCTCTCCACCCAGACATCTTCCCTGGAGTAAGAAAGATGGAAGCAGAAGTGGTTCGGATGTCCTGTTCTCTCTTCAATGGCGGGCCAGACTCCTGTGGCACA GTTACCTCTGGTGGAACTGAAAGCATTTTGATGGCCTGTAAAGCATACAGAGATATGGCTTACGAGCGAGGCATCAAACATCCAGAGAT aatTGCACCAGTGAGTGTCCATGCAGCGTTTGACAAAGCCGCTCATTATTTTGGAATGACACTCATCCATATACCTTTGGATAAGAAGACCATGAAAGTTGATGTGAAG GCCATGAAGAGAGCCATTTCTAAAAACACAGCCATGCTGGTGtgctctgctccacagttccCTCATGGTATCATAGACCCCATTGTGGAAGTAGGGAAG TTGGCAGAAAGGTACAACATCCCTTTTCATGTGGATGCCTGCTTGGGTGGGTTCCTCATAGTGTTCATGGAAAAGGCCGGATTTAAACTTGAGCCATTTGACTTCCGGATTAAAAGTGTGACAAGCATTTCAGCAGATACACACAAG TATGGCTATGCTCCAAAAGGCTCCTCAGTGGTGCTTTACAGGGACAAGAAATATCGCCACTATCAATACTTTGTGGCACCTGACTGGCAGGGGGGAATTTATGCATCTCCCTCAATGGCTGGTTCTCGGCCTGGTGGCATCATTGCTGCCTGCTGGGCCACCATGATGCACATGGGAGAGAATGGCTACATAGAGGCCACAAGGAAGGTTATTCAGACCACCCGCACTATTGCAGCAGG CATCCGCAAAATAGAtggagtgtttgtgtttggaaATCCAGAAGTGTCAGTGGTGGCCATAGGCTCCAATGTCTTCGATGTCTTCCGTTTAACAAATGCACTCACATCAAAGGGCTGGAACCTCAACACTCTACAGTTCCCATCTAG CATTCACATCTGTGTAACTATGCTGCACACAATACCTGGTGTGGCTGAGCGTTTCATCAGTGATGTGAAGGAAGAAGTAGCCATTATTATGAAGAATCCAAAAGAGAAGACAACAGGGAAG GGCGCAATCTATGGCATGGCACAATCCATCCCTGACCGGTCAATGGTGACCGAGATATCATGCGGTTtcctggactgcctctacagcacTGAAATCTCCAAGGTCCAGAACAACCACCACACCAGCAAGAGGAACCACATGAATGGGAGCTCCAAAACGCACTGA
- the sgpl1 gene encoding sphingosine-1-phosphate lyase 1 isoform X2 codes for MLLLYCEKAKHYVNSQCAGLEPWQIIAATLLLTIGAVRTKGFLFQQESLTSRIKKQCFRLIRKIPFIGASIQKQLNKALDDMSNSMCTLKEGMSYTKLLPAQGLTQKQVLDSIRQYQSLNEVQWTKGKVSGAVYWGDEKLTELLVKVYGEFAWSNPLHPDIFPGVRKMEAEVVRMSCSLFNGGPDSCGTVTSGGTESILMACKAYRDMAYERGIKHPEIIAPVSVHAAFDKAAHYFGMTLIHIPLDKKTMKVDVKAMKRAISKNTAMLVCSAPQFPHGIIDPIVEVGKLAERYNIPFHVDACLGGFLIVFMEKAGFKLEPFDFRIKSVTSISADTHKYGYAPKGSSVVLYRDKKYRHYQYFVAPDWQGGIYASPSMAGSRPGGIIAACWATMMHMGENGYIEATRKVIQTTRTIAAGIRKIDGVFVFGNPEVSVVAIGSNVFDVFRLTNALTSKGWNLNTLQFPSSIHICVTMLHTIPGVAERFISDVKEEVAIIMKNPKEKTTGKGAIYGMAQSIPDRSMVTEISCGFLDCLYSTEISKVQNNHHTSKRNHMNGSSKTH; via the exons ATGCTTCTGCTGTACTGTGAAAAGGCAAAGCATTATGTCAACTCCCAGTGTGCTGGTCTGGAGCCATGGCAGATCATTGCAGCAACACTGCTGCTCACCATTGGGGCAGTAAGGACCAAGGGCTTCCTGTTTCAGCAAGAGA GTCTGACGTCTCGAATCAAGAAGCAGTGCTTTCGACTCATCAGAAAAATCCCATTCATTGGCGCATCA atccAGAAACAGCTAAACAAAGCACTGGATGACATGTCAAACAGCATGTGCACCCTGAAGGAGGGAATGAGCTACACTAAACTCCTTCCAGCACAGGGCCTCACCCAGAAACAGGTCCTAGACAGTATCAGGCAGTACCAGTCACTGA ATGAAGTGCAGTGGACCAAAGGCAAAGTATCGGGTGCAGTCTACTGGGGGGATGAAAAGCTCACAGAACTCCTAGTGAAG GTATATGGTGAGTTTGCCTGGAGTAATCCTCTCCACCCAGACATCTTCCCTGGAGTAAGAAAGATGGAAGCAGAAGTGGTTCGGATGTCCTGTTCTCTCTTCAATGGCGGGCCAGACTCCTGTGGCACA GTTACCTCTGGTGGAACTGAAAGCATTTTGATGGCCTGTAAAGCATACAGAGATATGGCTTACGAGCGAGGCATCAAACATCCAGAGAT aatTGCACCAGTGAGTGTCCATGCAGCGTTTGACAAAGCCGCTCATTATTTTGGAATGACACTCATCCATATACCTTTGGATAAGAAGACCATGAAAGTTGATGTGAAG GCCATGAAGAGAGCCATTTCTAAAAACACAGCCATGCTGGTGtgctctgctccacagttccCTCATGGTATCATAGACCCCATTGTGGAAGTAGGGAAG TTGGCAGAAAGGTACAACATCCCTTTTCATGTGGATGCCTGCTTGGGTGGGTTCCTCATAGTGTTCATGGAAAAGGCCGGATTTAAACTTGAGCCATTTGACTTCCGGATTAAAAGTGTGACAAGCATTTCAGCAGATACACACAAG TATGGCTATGCTCCAAAAGGCTCCTCAGTGGTGCTTTACAGGGACAAGAAATATCGCCACTATCAATACTTTGTGGCACCTGACTGGCAGGGGGGAATTTATGCATCTCCCTCAATGGCTGGTTCTCGGCCTGGTGGCATCATTGCTGCCTGCTGGGCCACCATGATGCACATGGGAGAGAATGGCTACATAGAGGCCACAAGGAAGGTTATTCAGACCACCCGCACTATTGCAGCAGG CATCCGCAAAATAGAtggagtgtttgtgtttggaaATCCAGAAGTGTCAGTGGTGGCCATAGGCTCCAATGTCTTCGATGTCTTCCGTTTAACAAATGCACTCACATCAAAGGGCTGGAACCTCAACACTCTACAGTTCCCATCTAG CATTCACATCTGTGTAACTATGCTGCACACAATACCTGGTGTGGCTGAGCGTTTCATCAGTGATGTGAAGGAAGAAGTAGCCATTATTATGAAGAATCCAAAAGAGAAGACAACAGGGAAG GGCGCAATCTATGGCATGGCACAATCCATCCCTGACCGGTCAATGGTGACCGAGATATCATGCGGTTtcctggactgcctctacagcacTGAAATCTCCAAGGTCCAGAACAACCACCACACCAGCAAGAGGAACCACATGAATGGGAGCTCCAAAACGCACTGA
- the pcbd1 gene encoding pterin-4-alpha-carbinolamine dehydratase encodes MAGKIQTLTMEEREQLLPMMRSAQWVEVVGRDAIYKEFIFKDFNQAFGFMSRVALQAEKMDHHPEWFNVYNKVQITLSTHDCGGLSQRDITLATFIDQASVL; translated from the exons ATG GCTGGCAAGATTCAGACTCTGACAATGGAAGAGAGGGAGCAGCTTCTGCCCATGATGCGCAGTGCACAGTGGGTTGAAGTGGTGGGTAGAGATGCCATCTATAAAGAGTTCATATTCAAAGACTTTAACCAG GCCTTTGGGTTTATGTCTAGAGTTGCACTACAGGCTGAGAAAATGGACCATCATCCTGAATGGTTCAATGTTTACAATAAG GTTCAGATCACTCTGAGCACACATGATTGTGGAGGGCTCTCCCAGCGCGACATCACTCTCGCCACTTTCATTGACCAGGCGTCAGTTCTCTAA